A genome region from Actinomycetota bacterium includes the following:
- the dapF gene encoding diaminopimelate epimerase has product MISPGLEFVKAEALRNDFVIIDGLYGKIEIKGDDAVRLCDRRAGIGADGVLLLEKADGADFAMIVLNADGSEAEMCGNGIRCAAKYVYDTGFARRQKMRVMTGAGLMTVEIREADGDKAVLMRVDLGSPEFKMIEESLPVGYDELIVTALDIGNPHAVVFVDDVKETPVVTIGRLIECHKAFPDRTNVEFVEVTGPGSLNMRVWERGAGETSACGTGAAASLAAAAKTGRTEKQATVALEGGNLLVEWAEDGKLYIEGGANLVYRGKMGGI; this is encoded by the coding sequence TTGATCTCACCGGGGTTGGAGTTTGTCAAGGCCGAGGCCTTGAGAAACGATTTTGTTATTATTGATGGTTTATACGGGAAGATAGAGATAAAAGGAGACGACGCGGTCCGTTTATGCGACCGGCGGGCGGGCATAGGCGCAGACGGTGTCCTGCTGTTGGAGAAGGCGGACGGGGCGGATTTCGCGATGATCGTCCTAAACGCCGACGGCAGCGAAGCGGAAATGTGCGGTAACGGGATACGCTGCGCGGCCAAGTACGTCTATGACACCGGTTTCGCCCGCCGGCAAAAGATGCGCGTCATGACCGGAGCCGGTTTGATGACCGTGGAAATAAGGGAGGCGGACGGAGACAAGGCCGTCCTGATGCGCGTCGATCTCGGGTCGCCCGAATTCAAGATGATCGAGGAAAGCCTTCCTGTCGGTTATGACGAGCTGATAGTGACCGCGCTGGATATAGGCAATCCGCATGCCGTCGTATTTGTCGATGACGTTAAGGAGACGCCGGTGGTTACAATCGGCCGGCTGATTGAATGCCACAAAGCCTTTCCCGACCGGACCAACGTTGAGTTTGTGGAGGTAACGGGCCCCGGCTCGCTCAATATGCGCGTTTGGGAGCGGGGCGCGGGCGAAACCTCGGCCTGCGGCACCGGCGCGGCCGCCAGCCTGGCGGCCGCCGCGAAAACGGGGAGAACCGAAAAACAGGCGACGGTCGCCCTGGAGGGCGGCAATTTGTTGGTCGAGTGGGCTGAGGACGGTAAATTATATATAGAAGGCGGAGCGAACCTTGTTTACCGCGGAAAAATGGGAGGGATTTAG
- the miaA gene encoding tRNA (adenosine(37)-N6)-dimethylallyltransferase MiaA — MAMVESLVLAIVGPTASGKSAVAMILAERLGGEVVSADSMQVYRGMDIGTAKPPTEVRERVRHHLIDIMDPSENCTAALFQSLARAAIEDIIERGKIPIIVGGTGLYVSAAVDNLHFPQTQETSEVRMRLQEEAEELGAFKLHSRLREIDPVGASNIHVNNTRRVIRALEVYELTGKKYSDVAGSFKKRRSLYDTVFMGLDYEKEELKRRIAVRTNRMIEKGWVEETRQLFAGDRLISRNAAQAIGYATLKQYIDGHLTMDEAVEQVIKTTSAYAKRQMTWFKADPRVVWLEPDVKDGAAELADEVVLYLKSIGKGVS; from the coding sequence ATGGCTATGGTTGAATCGTTGGTATTAGCTATCGTTGGGCCGACGGCTTCGGGCAAAAGCGCAGTCGCTATGATCCTCGCCGAACGGCTCGGCGGCGAGGTTGTTTCGGCCGACAGTATGCAAGTCTATAGAGGCATGGATATAGGCACGGCCAAACCGCCGACAGAGGTCCGGGAAAGAGTTCGGCATCACCTGATCGACATCATGGATCCATCCGAGAACTGCACGGCGGCCTTGTTTCAAAGCTTGGCCCGGGCGGCGATCGAGGATATTATTGAGCGCGGCAAGATACCGATAATTGTGGGCGGGACCGGCTTGTATGTTAGCGCCGCTGTAGACAATCTGCATTTCCCGCAAACACAAGAAACAAGCGAGGTAAGAATGAGGCTGCAAGAGGAAGCGGAAGAACTGGGTGCTTTCAAGCTGCACAGCCGGCTAAGGGAAATAGATCCGGTCGGGGCGTCGAACATCCACGTCAACAACACCAGGCGTGTCATTCGGGCGCTTGAGGTTTATGAATTGACCGGTAAAAAATACAGCGACGTAGCCGGGTCTTTCAAGAAAAGGCGGTCGTTATACGACACGGTTTTTATGGGCTTGGACTACGAAAAAGAAGAACTGAAACGGCGGATTGCCGTTAGGACGAACCGGATGATAGAAAAAGGCTGGGTTGAGGAAACCAGGCAGCTGTTTGCCGGAGACCGCCTTATCAGCCGTAACGCGGCCCAGGCGATAGGTTATGCGACGCTCAAACAGTATATAGACGGACATCTGACAATGGACGAGGCCGTCGAGCAAGTAATTAAGACGACGTCCGCCTACGCCAAGCGTCAGATGACTTGGTTCAAGGCGGATCCGCGAGTCGTCTGGTTGGAGCCGGATGTTAAAGACGGCGCGGCGGAACTCGCGGATGAGGTAGTATTGTACTTAAAATCAATCGGCAAAGGAGTATCTTGA